The genomic stretch CGGCTTCTCCAAGCGGGAGCTCGCCGCCACCGGCGCTTTCCGCCCCACGAGCCAGGACGGCCTGACGCCATTTTTCGAGCGCCGCATCGTCTTTCCCTACTGGAGCCGTGGCCGGGTGGTGTTCATGATCGGCCGTAAAACGCCGTGGACCCCGGACGTGGGCTGGGAGCAAGGGAAATACAAGAAGCTGCCGGTTCACGACGAGCACCAGCGACCCTACGTCGCCGATTTCATCAACAACGCGCTGCTGTTCAACGAGGACTGCCTGCTCGCCAGGCCCGGCAAGGTGATCATCACCGAGGGGGTGACCGATTGCCTGGCGCTGATGCAACTGGGCCTGCCCACCGTATCTCCGGTCACCGTCCGCATCCGGGCCGCCGATTGGGAGCGCCTGATCCCCAAGCTGCGCGGCGTCGAAACAGTCTATATCTGTCAGGACAACGAACTCTCCCAGGCCGGTCTCAAAGGGGCGCTGCAAACCGCTCGCACCCTGGCCGAACACAAGATCGACACCCGCCTGGTGACGCTGCCCTTGTCGGAGACACAAATCTCGGCCCGGCAGGAGCTGACCGAACGCTTTGGCCTGACGGCGAGCGTGGGGCCGAAGGAGCTGGCCAAGCTGCTGGCGGGACGGCCCGTCGAAGAGATTCAGGCGGCCGAGGCGCTTCTCGCCACCGCCAAGATCGACGTCAACGATTACATTGCCGCCGGGCATACCCGGGAGGATTTCGAACGCCTGCTCGCCGAAGCCAGCACGCCCATCGAGTTCGGCGTGCGCTCGCTGCCCGAGGGCGCTGAAGAAGAGGAGCGCAACCGCCTGCTCGAGCCGATCCTCGGGGAGATTTCCGAGCAGTCGCCGCTGGAACAGGCCCGCCTGCTGAAGCTTGTGCAGGAGCGCATCGGCGGTGGCGTTTCGATGGCCACCCTGAAAGAGCAGATCCGCGCCATCCAGAAGGACCGCAAGGTCGAGTTCCGCAACGAAAAGAAGAAGGCCAAGCGGATGTCCGGCGCGATGCCCGGATCATGCCGCGCCCGGGTCGACGAGGTGCTGATCGACACGGAACTGGAGAACGGCGCTCCCGACTACACACTGGCCGCCGAGGCCGCTTACGACTGGTTCACCGCCAACGGTGCCCAGTTCTTTCACACCCTGCAGGGCGAGCCGTTCATGTATTTCGACAACGCCATCTACTGGATGGATTCGCCGGACCGGGGCCGCAAACGCCATTACGCGGCCATGCTCTACAAGCACACGGGCATGGTGCCGACCTCCAACGGCGGACGGACATTTTTCGAGGTACTGCCCAGCCTGGCGATGATCCGTGGCCAGGTGCGCGACCATTTTTCCTGGCTGCACACCGATGTGGCTTCCTACACCGTCTATTTCAACCTGAACAATCCGGAGCACGAGATCGCCAAGATCACCCCGGACGAGATTCAGATCATGAAGAACGGCGGCAACGAGGACGGCATCATCCTGGATGGCTCGCGCAAGATGAAGCCGCTGAAATTCCTGCCCGATGCCGACCTCGAAGAGGCGGACCGGCTTCTGGTCGATCTGCTGGTGGGCAACATGACCTGTCCGCAGGGGGATCGCTTTCTCATCCTTTCCTGGCTCTCCTGTTTCCTGCTGATCGACTTCGCCGGGACGCGGCCCATGACCCGCTTCGAGGGTTCGGCCGGATCGGGCAAGACCACCGCCAGCAAGATCACGTCGACGCTGCTTTACGGCGAGCCCCAGCACAAGAAAGCCACCGACGCGGCGAACTACACCGATGGCTCGCAGAACCCGCTCATCGTCCTCGACAACATCGAGGTCAAGCAGATGACCGAGGATCTCACTACCTTCATGCTGACCAGCATCACCGGCATCGCCAAAGAGAAGCGCAAGAGCGGCACTGACAGCGAGACCATCACCGAGCGGACCAAGTGCCTGCTGAACACCACCGGCATCGAGCCGCTGTGCGGAGAGCTTTCGGAGATCCTGTCGAGGTCCTTCGTCATCAACTTCGACCTGGCTAACCAGGCCAGCGACTGCTTTCTAGAGTCGGAGGTCATCTCCGCCATCCAGCAGAACCGGGACCTGATCATCTCGGCCATTATGAAGCGGACCAGCCATGTGTTGGCGATGATCCGGGACGGAGCCCAGAAACAGGTCATGCGCCTGCTGCACCGAACCATGCCGACCCATGGCAAGCGCCGGTGCAACGATTATCTGAGCCTGATGTACCTGATGATGCTGGCCGGGTCCGAGGAACACGAGGTGACCACCGGACTCGAGGATCTGAGCCCGCTGTTCATCGAGCAGATCCATTCCATCAACGACACCAGCCAGGAGATGGCGCGGGAGTCAAACCCCATCGCAACGGCGCTGGCATCGCTCTTCCATTCCTACCGGAACGCGGTGGAGCTGGACGAGAAAGCCCGCTACGGCGAGGACGACCGGGCAAACCACGTGGTGGGGTTCATCGAACGCTACCAGGTGAGGTTCGAGAACGAGAACACCATGGAGCCGGTGTCGGCGGGACGGCTGCTCGCGGCGCTGCGCAGGGTCGGCCGGGAATTCAACCTCGAATTCGAATACAAGAAGCCCGCCCAGCTCGGTCGGCGCATCAGCAACGACCTGGACGTCATCCGGGACGCCGGGTTCGACATCGACCGGCAGCGCAACGCCCACACCAAGAACTTCGAGTACCGCATCGGCTGCAGAGGTGTTTAAAGAGATATTTTCTCTTTTAGATTGACTTTCAGACCGCCCATGCCTATATTAAAGGCATGATAAAGCGAATATTTCACTTTAGGAGACGGTAAGATGATAGTCAGTTTCTCACTCGAAAACTGGATGTCCTTCCGCAACCAGGTCACATTTTCGATGGTCGCCAGCAGGGAGCGCCAACATGGAGACAGGGTTCCCAAGCTCGGCAAGTACCAGACGAGAGTTCTTCCGGTTGCGGCAATTTATGGCGGCAACGCGTCGGGCAAGACCAATTTTTTCAAGGCCCTGAGTTTCGCCAAGGCGCTGGTCGTCAAGGGCACCCAGCCCGACAGCCTGATTCCTGTCGAGCCGTTCCGGCTGGACGCCAAGGTGGCCGATCAGCCGTCACGGTTTGGCTTCGAGCTGCTGATCGACGAGATCATTTACGAGTTCAGCTTCGCGGTGACCCGCAAGGCGGTTCTGGAAGAGAAGCTGGTGGTCATAACCAGCACCAGTGAAAAGGTGCTCTACCACCGTCGGGACGGAAAGCCCAACTTCGATGATTCCCTGGCCAAGGACCAGTTCCTCCAGTTCGCCTTCAAAGGGACCCGGGACAACCAACTCTTTCTGACCAACTCGGTCTCCCAGAAGGTCGACAATTTCCGGCCGGTCTACGACTGGTTCAAGGACACGCTCGAGCTGGTCGCGCCCGATTCCCGCTTCGAGCCTTTCGAGCAGTTCCTCGACGAGGGGCATCCGCTCTACTCGACCATGAACGAGATGCTGCCGCAACTCGACACCGGCATCGCGCATCTGGGCGGCGAGGAGATCCCTTTCGAGAACATTCCGTTGCCCGAGCCACTGAAGACCAAGCTGCAGGAAGACGTCAAGGAAGGCATGACCGTTCGTCTGCTGACCGAGCCGATCAACGAACGATTCGTGGTGACCCGCAAAGGTGGTGAATTGATCGCCAAGAAGCTGGTGACCTATCATCCGAAGGCGGACGGCACGGAAGCCAAGTTCGAGATCCGCCAGGAGTCGGACGGCTCACAGCGGGTGATCGATCTGCTGCCCGCGTTTCTTGAGCTGTCGGCCCAGGTCTCGAAGAAGGTCTACGTGATCGACGAGGTCGACCGTAGCCTGCACACGCTGCTGACACGCAGATTGCTCGAAGCGTACCTCGCCAATTGCTCCACGGAAACCAGAACGCAGTTACTGTTGACCACCCATGACGTGCTGCTCATGGATCAGCAACTGCTGCGCCGTGACGAGATGTGGGTAGCCGAAAGAGACGCCACCGGAGCTTCGAACCTGCTCTCTTTCAGCGAGTACAAGGATGTCCGGTACGACAAGGACATTCGCAAGAGCTACCTGCAGGGACGACTGGGTGGAATTCCCCGGATTCTGTTGGGAGGCGCTTTGACCAATCCCTGCCTCACCGAAGAAAGTGAGGGGGATGACTGATGCCACCGAAGAGACGCAGATTCCAGAGACCCCTTGGCGAGCGTCGCTACCGCAAACTGTTCGTGATCGCGGTGGAAGGCGTGAAGACCGAGCCGCAGTATTTCGCCATCTTCAATGACCAGCAATCGGTGATCCGGGTGAACTGTCTCAAAGGTAGCCATGATAGCTCCCCGCCACAGGTACTGAAACGGATGGAGGACCATCTCCGGCAGGAGGAGCTGAGATCCTCCGACGAAGCCTGGCTCGTGGTGGACAAGGATCAGTGGACCGACGAACAGTTGGACCAGCTTCATGCCTGGGCTCAGGCACGCAACAATTACGGTTTCGCCCTCAGCAACCCCAAGTTCGAATACTGGCTGCTGCTTCATTTCGAGGACGGCACCGGCATCGCATCGTCACGGGATTGCAGCGACCGGCTGAAGCGGCATCTTCCCGGTTACGACAAGGGGATCGACGCACGCAAGATCACCCGCGACCGAATCGATGAAGCCATCCGCCGCGCCAGGCTGCGCGACAATCCTCCTTGTGCCGACTGGCCACGAGCCCTTGGCGGCACCACGGTTTACAAGCTGGTCGAAAACATTCTCCAGGTCTGAACCTCAACCAATTCGATCCACAATCATCCAGGACGCTCTCGGGCGTCCTTTTCTTTTGCGGTGGTGCGGTGATCACCGCTGTCCCTTGCGGTGGATGACCACCGCACACCAAACCCTTGCCAGACAAGGCTTTCATGGCCTTTGCGGTGGTTGCGGTGGTAAATCCAGAGGTCTCACCCCCTATGGGCTGAAATATTTTTTCTTCCTACTAAACCCGACATCCCACGCCAGGGAAATTCCGGCCCAGCGTGAGAGACATTCCCCAAATACCACCGCAACCACCGCACTCTCTCTTCTCTTTCTTCATAACTATCTAAAAACAAATAACAAACAAAGAACTACCCCCTGCGGTGGGACGAGAAAATCTTCCACCGCACGACCACCGCAGCCACCGCACATATCCACCGCAGAACCTGCCAGTTTCTCGAAAAGCGTTTAGAGACCTCAAAAAACAGTTACAAAACGGCCTCTCGCTCAAAAAACGATTACAAGCGAAGGCATCGGTCCGCCGTCATCTGGCTTTGGGCTCCGGTAAGTAACGGGAAAAGCGATTAACCCGCATTTCTGGAGCCTGAAACCATGAGCCTTCTGAAAACCATGATCAAGCACACCGCAGGAGGGCGGGAAGCCTCGGCAGGATGTGAAACCCCATCATTACCACCGCAACCACCGCAGCCCGCCATCTATGTCTCCACCGGGCTCGACGTTCACAAGATCGAAGACGCCCGCGACTGGCCTGAAGACAGGGAGATCAACGGCACGCTGTGTCGCTGTCTGTCGCCTGAATACTTTGCCTGGCTACGTTCCCGCATGGTCACGGCCCAAGCCGCGCACAAGGCCGGAAAGCTCCCCGAGGATGCCTGGAACACGCTGCGGCAGCGATTCAACGCCATGCAGGAGCTGGCCATCCGGGAGTTCGGCAAGGAAAGCCTCCAGGAGGTCCTGCAGTCCTTTTCCCCGAAGAACTACCAGCCACCCGCGCTTCGTCCCGATCCCCAGAAGAAACCCGCCGAAGTTCCCAGAAAGGACTGGATTTATCCCGGGAACCAAGCTTGGAAATGTAAGCAGCCGGTGACTTCCCAGGCTGTCGCCAAGGTAGACGCCATCCGTGAGGAGGCCAAGGCCAAGGGTTGGTCCGAGGCACGCCTCTATCAGAACCAGGGCCGCTTCCGGTTTCCCTGCGGCGAGGACTACGGCCTGGTCTGTTTCGTTGATGGCGATCAGGAGATTGGCGAGGTCACCGAGCGTTCTATCGAAATTATCCATGGGCAGAAGTCCGGGCGTCCCAGCACGCTGCGGTTCTACAACCCGGAGGTGCCGCAGCCGTGGATGAAGAAAGTGGAGGATTGAGCCGTGAAGAAAAAGAAACGCTACGCCAACGCCAAGGATGTCCTGCCCGAGGAACTCTTCGAGCAGATCCAGAAGCACTACACCGGAATTCTCTGGGTCCCGGCACCGAGCCGGTTTTACCAGGAACGTCGCGACCTGGTGCTTGCCCTTCATCTGCAGGGGATCAGCAGCCAGGAGATCTCCAACCTCGCCGGTGTGACCACCCGCCGGGTCAATCAGATCATCGCCGCCGAACGAAAACAGGATCGGGACCGACAGTTTAGCGCCGCTTCCGGTAAGTAACCCCTGAACCGGCGGGAGCGCGTT from Pseudodesulfovibrio profundus encodes the following:
- a CDS encoding RloB family protein, whose product is MPPKRRRFQRPLGERRYRKLFVIAVEGVKTEPQYFAIFNDQQSVIRVNCLKGSHDSSPPQVLKRMEDHLRQEELRSSDEAWLVVDKDQWTDEQLDQLHAWAQARNNYGFALSNPKFEYWLLLHFEDGTGIASSRDCSDRLKRHLPGYDKGIDARKITRDRIDEAIRRARLRDNPPCADWPRALGGTTVYKLVENILQV
- a CDS encoding CHC2 zinc finger domain-containing protein, yielding MGGTDNVREYYRLVTEMDIGEVGRELLPGRITQETGQRLMCDCPNHQSQSRLSLHVMLDKQGWYCFGCGVGGDVLQLVEFIQTGSVTAGQSGPMPDSHRQARDYLAKKAGLPPLSRYGLSQERLAQTEADRAFELRVKDALTALARLYHARLKESPEVLDWLKSKYALSEETIDDILIGYADNASGAVAQLTGGEDGFSKRELAATGAFRPTSQDGLTPFFERRIVFPYWSRGRVVFMIGRKTPWTPDVGWEQGKYKKLPVHDEHQRPYVADFINNALLFNEDCLLARPGKVIITEGVTDCLALMQLGLPTVSPVTVRIRAADWERLIPKLRGVETVYICQDNELSQAGLKGALQTARTLAEHKIDTRLVTLPLSETQISARQELTERFGLTASVGPKELAKLLAGRPVEEIQAAEALLATAKIDVNDYIAAGHTREDFERLLAEASTPIEFGVRSLPEGAEEEERNRLLEPILGEISEQSPLEQARLLKLVQERIGGGVSMATLKEQIRAIQKDRKVEFRNEKKKAKRMSGAMPGSCRARVDEVLIDTELENGAPDYTLAAEAAYDWFTANGAQFFHTLQGEPFMYFDNAIYWMDSPDRGRKRHYAAMLYKHTGMVPTSNGGRTFFEVLPSLAMIRGQVRDHFSWLHTDVASYTVYFNLNNPEHEIAKITPDEIQIMKNGGNEDGIILDGSRKMKPLKFLPDADLEEADRLLVDLLVGNMTCPQGDRFLILSWLSCFLLIDFAGTRPMTRFEGSAGSGKTTASKITSTLLYGEPQHKKATDAANYTDGSQNPLIVLDNIEVKQMTEDLTTFMLTSITGIAKEKRKSGTDSETITERTKCLLNTTGIEPLCGELSEILSRSFVINFDLANQASDCFLESEVISAIQQNRDLIISAIMKRTSHVLAMIRDGAQKQVMRLLHRTMPTHGKRRCNDYLSLMYLMMLAGSEEHEVTTGLEDLSPLFIEQIHSINDTSQEMARESNPIATALASLFHSYRNAVELDEKARYGEDDRANHVVGFIERYQVRFENENTMEPVSAGRLLAALRRVGREFNLEFEYKKPAQLGRRISNDLDVIRDAGFDIDRQRNAHTKNFEYRIGCRGV
- a CDS encoding AAA family ATPase translates to MIVSFSLENWMSFRNQVTFSMVASRERQHGDRVPKLGKYQTRVLPVAAIYGGNASGKTNFFKALSFAKALVVKGTQPDSLIPVEPFRLDAKVADQPSRFGFELLIDEIIYEFSFAVTRKAVLEEKLVVITSTSEKVLYHRRDGKPNFDDSLAKDQFLQFAFKGTRDNQLFLTNSVSQKVDNFRPVYDWFKDTLELVAPDSRFEPFEQFLDEGHPLYSTMNEMLPQLDTGIAHLGGEEIPFENIPLPEPLKTKLQEDVKEGMTVRLLTEPINERFVVTRKGGELIAKKLVTYHPKADGTEAKFEIRQESDGSQRVIDLLPAFLELSAQVSKKVYVIDEVDRSLHTLLTRRLLEAYLANCSTETRTQLLLTTHDVLLMDQQLLRRDEMWVAERDATGASNLLSFSEYKDVRYDKDIRKSYLQGRLGGIPRILLGGALTNPCLTEESEGDD